The following proteins are encoded in a genomic region of Bacillus sp. FJAT-22090:
- a CDS encoding lipid II flippase Amj family protein, whose product MIALFILIIHSIETLAYSVRLSGARVKLLASALSLFNVMVMVSRLANMMQQPFTGSLIDNAPKENALEFVESQYRILIGSATLGTIIGLLLLPTFIAVFSRAIIHLAEERGSIPALLKKGFTIAYFRRAKKHIHLPRYAYLKDMSWRDIPIKLFCINILITAIYTIGVLSALYAALLAPERATTAVMASGLINGVATILLIVFIDPKISILADDVINQKGNYVTLKSASIMMVTSRLLGTLLAQVLFIPGAKYIAWLTQFLM is encoded by the coding sequence ATGATTGCATTATTTATCTTAATAATTCATTCAATCGAAACCTTAGCATATTCAGTCCGTTTATCAGGGGCAAGAGTGAAATTATTAGCATCGGCACTTTCTCTATTTAATGTGATGGTAATGGTTTCAAGGCTTGCGAATATGATGCAACAACCTTTTACAGGAAGTTTGATTGATAATGCACCAAAAGAAAATGCATTAGAATTTGTCGAGAGTCAGTATCGAATTCTAATTGGTTCTGCAACATTAGGTACGATAATCGGTTTACTATTGTTACCAACATTTATTGCTGTTTTTTCGAGGGCAATCATTCATTTAGCAGAAGAACGAGGTTCGATTCCAGCGTTATTGAAAAAAGGATTTACAATAGCATATTTTAGACGTGCAAAAAAGCATATACATCTACCTAGATATGCATATTTAAAAGATATGAGCTGGCGTGATATACCGATTAAATTATTTTGTATTAATATTTTGATTACAGCAATTTATACAATTGGAGTTTTATCTGCACTATATGCAGCATTGCTTGCACCTGAACGCGCAACAACTGCTGTTATGGCATCGGGTTTAATTAATGGTGTAGCTACAATCTTACTAATTGTCTTTATTGACCCCAAAATTTCAATCCTAGCGGATGATGTAATCAACCAAAAAGGGAACTATGTTACTTTAAAAAGTGCCTCTATTATGATGGTAACATCAAGATTGTTAGGAACACTTTTAGCACAGGTATTATTCATTCCTGGTGCAAAGTATATTGCTTGGTTAACGCAGTTTCTTATGTAG
- a CDS encoding PepSY domain-containing protein, with the protein MLNPPVEWKNSISFDGLEELPPENISVQLIQRQGFWNELTNRMQWEVTIKYTGKESTVVIDAYNGEFMDLLGPLN; encoded by the coding sequence TTGCTTAATCCCCCAGTAGAGTGGAAAAACTCAATTTCCTTTGATGGTTTAGAAGAACTTCCACCTGAGAATATTAGTGTGCAGCTCATACAAAGGCAAGGGTTTTGGAACGAATTAACTAATAGAATGCAATGGGAAGTAACAATAAAATATACAGGGAAAGAATCAACTGTTGTAATAGACGCCTACAATGGTGAATTTATGGATTTATTAGGACCATTAAATTAA
- a CDS encoding NUDIX hydrolase: protein MSKQWLEWAKRIQALSQSGLAFSKDIYDIERYEELRKISIEIMAEHTELDMDKVRDLFTNETGYQTPKVDVRGVVFKNNQILMVKENIDDKWALPGGFCDIGLSPSENVVKEIKEESGFDVIPIRLIALLDKNKHSHPPEAYHYYKIFIMCELIGGKPTLGTETNNINFFSEHNLPQLSTNRNTESQIKTLFEFLRNPEKETIFD from the coding sequence ATGAGTAAACAATGGTTAGAGTGGGCAAAAAGAATTCAGGCTTTGTCCCAGTCCGGATTGGCCTTTTCTAAAGATATTTATGATATCGAGCGTTATGAAGAATTACGTAAAATTAGTATAGAAATTATGGCAGAACATACTGAACTTGATATGGATAAAGTAAGGGATTTATTTACAAATGAAACTGGTTACCAAACTCCAAAAGTTGATGTTCGAGGTGTTGTTTTTAAAAATAATCAGATCTTAATGGTAAAAGAAAATATTGATGATAAATGGGCTTTACCAGGTGGATTTTGCGATATAGGGCTATCACCCTCTGAGAATGTTGTGAAGGAAATAAAAGAGGAATCTGGTTTTGATGTTATACCAATTAGATTAATTGCTTTATTGGATAAAAATAAACACTCTCATCCTCCAGAAGCTTATCATTATTATAAGATATTTATAATGTGTGAACTTATTGGAGGGAAACCTACTCTAGGTACGGAGACGAATAATATTAATTTTTTTTCGGAACACAATTTACCGCAGCTTTCTACTAATAGGAATACTGAATCACAAATTAAAACCCTCTTCGAATTTTTGAGGAACCCTGAAAAAGAAACGATATTTGATTGA